Within Nodosilinea sp. FACHB-141, the genomic segment GTAGCAGGGTTGGTGTTAGGCAAGCGGGGAGCAGACGACTTGCTCTTGGGAATGGAAAAGCAAGCCCAGATATACATAGTAGAGAACAGACTTCACAAAGTGTTCGCCTGGGCCAGCTCCGTCACGGAAGATGACTTAGGAGACAGCAAAGCTTCCACTAAACGAGTCGTAGCTATATTACTTACTCGTACTTTCGCTCCCAATTTTGATTTCAATCAAGCTCTTGACCAAGCCCTTGACAAATGCATTAACCGTGTTCATGGCCATACTCTCGAATTTAGCCTTACTTTGGATGGTGCAATTGACAATACATTCGGCCCAAATCTTGCATGCGTTCGTACTTTCGCTCGTGTCCTCGACCGAAAACTTGATCGCGCCTTCACTCTCGCTCTCGCTCTCACTCTCGCTCTCACCCATCCTGACGTCTTTTCCCGCAGCCTTATTCATGCCCGTGCTTGCTACTTTACAGAGGAGTGTCAAAAGCTGAGAATCTTTAAACCGAGTTTAATTAATGCATTATTTTTAGATCTAGTAAGTTTAAGAAAAAGTGAAGACTTTCTTAGTGGAAGCCAGAGAGATTTTACGAAAAAGATTTTTTTATGTTTTTCAAAAAATCTAGGGATTGAATTGCAATCCTTAAGATTTTCTGAGCATGAATCTAGGCAGCTTAACAACTATTTCTATATCTTAGAACTCATGGTTCGCTGCAAAGAGGCAGCGGTGCGGGTGTCGCCGCAGGTGTGGGCGAACATTGAGTCGCGCATGTTCACGGTGCCTGTTGAGTGAGCCAATTTTGAGCCTTAGATTACAAGAAGAAACCAGGTTTTTGGGCTAGCGAGCATGTCCCGGCGACAATAAATTTTCTGTCTAAGAAGTATTTCCACCAAGCTTTGTCAAACTCTGATCAGGTATGATGGCAACCAGTTTTAGACAGCCATGTTGACTCGCCATCTCTCAAGCTGCAATGCGCGAAGCCATCTATGAGCTTCTGGAAGACGGTACTTTCTAAGCGAGATACCCGCCGGCAAAGGAGTTTGGAGCAATGCCACGGCCTTGAGCTTGCCGCGAAGAACTGCAAGATTCTCTAGAAAAGTGGATTACCCCAAGGTTGCGGTTGTGACATACCTTCCCTAACTCTCTAGCTCGCTATAGCTAGCAATTCCTACGAGATGTGTAGACAGGGCTCCAGCGTACCCCGGTAGCGATTACAACAAAAGATCCGTTTCCTGTGAGGATCGTTGCTGTGAAGAAGCGTTTGCCGTCTGGTTTTTTGATTGAGGGATGTTTGATGGGCTTGGCGGCCTGGCTGTGGAGCGTGCCCACTGCTGTAGCCGACCCCTGCACCGTCAACTGTCGCTCGGGGCAGATACAGTTTACGCCGGGCGATCGCGTCACTGTGCAGGTTGTCAACGTGGGCAGTCGCCCCCTCAGCCTAGAGCAGCCGCCCCTGCTCGGTCCCCGTCTGCTTTACACGGGCAACAGCTTCGAAACCCGTCTCAACTGGGCTGGACAGCCCAAACCCTCGTTCTTCTTCTGGTCGCAAGAGCGGCTGCCCGTGCGGGTTCGTCTCAATCGTCCCAGCCCCGATATCCTGCGGGTAGAACTGTACGACGCGCCCAGTGAGCCGAGCGATCGCAGCATCACCATCGAACCCGATGGCCGGGTCTCAGTGAAATAATGGTACGGGTGTCAAGTTGCTTGAATCTTGAAAGCTCCTTGACACCCCACCGATGCGCTCACTGCAAGATCGCGCTCAGGCTGGCGCAAAGGCCAGGGCCAGCATAGCCAGAGTGAAGACCGCCGAACCGGTGATGCCGAAGGTTCGCGGCCAGTTGTAGACGATCAACTCCCGAATCACCTCAGGCTGCTTACCGCCTCGCTCCAGCCGAAAATGACGTGGAATCTCCAGCGCTACCGTAACCCAAAGCCCCAACAGACCGCAGGCCGCGTTGGCTAGGGCCAACCACAGAGGCACCGACTCGGGGCGCAGAAAGATGATCGCTAGGGGCACAAGAAAGCAGGAAAACCCCGGAATAATAACCGGCAGCGGTATGTGACTGGAATAGAACTTGTGGTAATCGACATACTCGGCTGGGCCAACTTTAGCAAAAAGAGGATAAACCACAAGCTGCGCAAACCAGATTGTGCCGAGGTTGTAACAGATCAGCACCGTGTAGAACAGTAAGAAACCGTGAGAAAAATCCATCGTATTTAGCCTTCGTAGTAAGATTGTTATTGCAAGTCAAACTGTAAAACAAACTATTCAGTGCCCCTTCAAGAGCGAACTCCTTCAAGCATCAGCAACTATATTTCTAACTGTGTGACAAGCTAGTTTTACTATTTAGTTAAACTGGCGAGAACGCCGTCATCACCATGGCTAAAGTGAAACCAGCAGAACCAGAAATACTAAGTGTCCGTGGCCAGTTATAGCGAACTAACTCTTGAATGACCTCAGGCTGCTTACCGTCCTGCTCAAGCTGAGCATGGCGCGGGATTTCTAGCGCTACCGTTACCCATAGCGCTAATAGGCTACAGGCCGCATTAGCCAAAGCAAGCATTAACGGCACGGATGCGGGGCGAAGAAAAATGAGAGCGATCGGCAAGAGCAAACAAGCAAAACCTGGAAGAATGACCGGCAGCGGTATCCGACTAGAATAAAATTTGTGGTATGCGACGTAGTCTGCAGAGCCAACCTTCGCAAACAGAGGATAAATTACAAGCTGCCCAAACCAGATGATGCCAAGGTTATAACAGACGAGCACAGTGTAAAACAGTAGAAAACTGTGGGGAAAATCCATCTCATTAGCATCCGTAATAACAAGCTTGATTGGTGCAAGTAAGGTTACTCTCCCCTGTTATGCATCGTTAAGCAGTGCAGATAGGTGAGGCGGCATTGAACGGGTGTGGACCAACTGGCCTGTAGCTAGGTAATCGAGTTCTTCAGGAGTTGAGACGCGTCCTAGCAGAGCATTGCGGTGGGGCTGTCGCCCAAACCGGGCAATCACCTCTCGATGGGCACGCGCTTGGGAGGCAGAAAATGCCAGCAATTCGCGATGCTCAGGTAGGGCCTCTTGCACCAGTTCGTTGACCAATTGAACGGCCAAATCCAATTTTTTCAACGATTCAGAATGACCTAGCGGCAGCAAGAAAAACGTCTTTTCCCAAGGTGTTATTAGGGCGGAGTAATGGCCGACGTTAATGCCTTCTAACGCGAGCAGACAGGCCTTCGCATCCTGGGCAAAGGCTTTAGCGGTGCCTTGATAGATCGCTCGAGAAAACTGGTCGAGAAGAATGATGAGCGCTAGGCGCGATCGCGGTTCCTCAGCCCAATGGTCAAGGTCACCTCGGATAGCCTGCTCGAGCAACGGCAAAAAACGCTCGTTCTCACTGGCGCTCATACCACCTCGAAACCACCACTGCCACTGGCGAACGATGGCCGCCTGACCCTGGTTAAGTTGGTCAGGAAACCAGAACTGAAGCACCGTTTCAAAAGGTTGAATAGTCACGGTTTATATTCCTTCCTGCTAATCTGCCAACGGTATATTTTGCCTAGTTCGGAGTTATCTACCTCAGCGACATACCTCATCCCTACTTTTTGCAGCACACGATTTGAGGCGTTTTCTTCGGCTAGGGTATGGGCTATAACCGTTTGCACTTCCCTTTGCGCAAAAGCATAATCAATCATTCCCTGGGCAGCCTCGGTCGCAAATCCACGATTCCAATAGTCGGCGGCGATTTCGTATCCGATTTCCACCGTCCCTGAGCGGTCGGGGGGGCCTTTAAATCCGCCATTGCCGACCAGCACGCCGCCGGCTGGCCAGATAAAGAAATATCCGCACCAGTGAGTTAGCCCTGAGTTAGCATCGGCAGTCTCATTTGCATTAGGAGAAAAGGCTTCTGAGAAATGAGGCCAATTCTTAGGTAGGGTGGTCTGTAAGAGAATTGCTAGCTCGTCTCTATTGCGCCAAAAAAGTTCTACGTGAATTGGTTTCACGGCGCGTAGCTGAAGGTTTTTAGTTTTAATCATTGATTTATTTGCTCAGAACCTTAGAATGCTGTGCCAGTCTAGACAAATGTGAATCGCGCTGATCTAACATAAGCAGCAGTTTTTGAGCATAGTCTTTGTCGAAAGCACGCTGAACAGAGGGGCGCGACTTTACGGCTTGCCTCCAGCTATCCACTTTGGGGGTCTTTGTCAATCCAAAATCAGCAATTTTGTCAAGGGCATCGAAGTAGTAAAATATGGGCGCATAAGCTGCATCTACCAATGAGAAACTCTTGCCACCGAAGTAAGGTGTGCCCAGATTTCTCTCAACCCAAGCCAGTTTACCCATCAGCTCTTGGTGCTTTTGATCAAAGGTTTCTTGTGTCGGTGCATTCAAGAAGTCATACATAACCACGAGCGTATCGGAGGCAAACTCAA encodes:
- a CDS encoding DUF924 family protein — its product is MTIQPFETVLQFWFPDQLNQGQAAIVRQWQWWFRGGMSASENERFLPLLEQAIRGDLDHWAEEPRSRLALIILLDQFSRAIYQGTAKAFAQDAKACLLALEGINVGHYSALITPWEKTFFLLPLGHSESLKKLDLAVQLVNELVQEALPEHRELLAFSASQARAHREVIARFGRQPHRNALLGRVSTPEELDYLATGQLVHTRSMPPHLSALLNDA
- a CDS encoding GNAT family N-acetyltransferase; this encodes MIKTKNLQLRAVKPIHVELFWRNRDELAILLQTTLPKNWPHFSEAFSPNANETADANSGLTHWCGYFFIWPAGGVLVGNGGFKGPPDRSGTVEIGYEIAADYWNRGFATEAAQGMIDYAFAQREVQTVIAHTLAEENASNRVLQKVGMRYVAEVDNSELGKIYRWQISRKEYKP
- a CDS encoding glutathione S-transferase family protein is translated as MQNLSLELVSHYFCPFVQRAVILLLEKEISHQLTHIDLMNKPDWFLEISPLGKVPLLKVGSEMLFESSVICEYLDETTPGSLHPQDPLEKAKHRAWIEFASDTLVVMYDFLNAPTQETFDQKHQELMGKLAWVERNLGTPYFGGKSFSLVDAAYAPIFYYFDALDKIADFGLTKTPKVDSWRQAVKSRPSVQRAFDKDYAQKLLLMLDQRDSHLSRLAQHSKVLSK